A region of Rhodamnia argentea isolate NSW1041297 chromosome 9, ASM2092103v1, whole genome shotgun sequence DNA encodes the following proteins:
- the LOC115740759 gene encoding uncharacterized protein At3g28850-like — translation MGCVSSNLLSHDDEFSPLGTSALGHHIVSLTSTTYGLLTLDPPTPSTPAAAAAAAATTPPTPPPRFTLGSIFHSPLSDPKSFRSESKPLWSDPTRPEIINSWELMSGLDAESFRFSPLPPPKFKGPFGFDKENSNPNSASRVNSFKFQIHPSPVLKLPPPPRDGSHSEVPSLSAAVLAANPAINRFEYLCPPRGEDRVVIYTTTLRGVRKTFEDCNAVRAAVEGLGVAVCERDVSMDSGFKEELRELMKGRARVEVVPPRVFVRGRYLGGAEEVMRIVEEGGLGELLEGLPKRKAGMLCEGCGGVRFLPCFRCNGSCKVLVNLVLVKEEGEDGEKPERVVVVRCSDCNENGLVLCPICI, via the coding sequence ATGGGTTGCGTCTCCTCCAACCTGCTGAGTCACGACGACGAGTTCTCTCCCCTCGGGACCTCCGCCCTCGGCCACCACATTGTCTCTCTCACCTCCACCACCTACGGCCTCCTCACCCTCGACCCACCCACACCCTccacccccgccgccgccgccgccgccgccgccaccacgcCGCCGACTCCTCCGCCGCGGTTTACCCTTGGATCCATCTTCCACTCCCCTCTCTCCGACCCCAAGTCCTTCCGGTCGGAATCCAAGCCTCTGTGGTCCGACCCGACCCGCCCCGAGATCATCAACTCCTGGGAGCTCATGTCCGGCCTAGACGCCGAAAGCTTCCGCTTTTCCCCTCTCCCCCCACCCAAATTCAAAGGCCCTTTTGGCTTCGACAAAGAGAACTCGAACCCTAATTCCGCTTCCCGCGTTAattcatttaaatttcaaattcacCCATCCCCCGTTCTCAAGCTGCCACCACCGCCGCGAGATGGCAGCCACAGTGAAGTTCCGAGTCTGTCTGCTGCTGTGCTAGCGGCGAATCCCGCGATCAACAGGTTTGAGTACCTCTGCCCTCCGAGGGGAGAGGACCGGGTTGTGATCTACACCACCACTCTGCGAGGGGTGCGGAAGACGTTCGAGGACTGCAATGCTGTGAGGGCGGCAGTCGAGGGGCTTGGTGTGGCGGTGTGTGAGCGGGATGTGTCAATGGACAGCGGGTTCAAGGAGGAGCTGAGGGAGCTGATGAAGGGGCGGGCAAGGGTGGAGGTTGTGCCGCCGAGGGTCTTCGTGAGGGGTAGGTACTTGGGTGGGGCCGAGGAGGTGATGAGGATCGTCGAGGAGGGCGGTCTGGGGGAGCTGCTTGAGGGCTTGCCGAAGAGAAAGGCGGGCATGTTGTGTGAAGGGTGCGGGGGCGTGCGGTTCTTGCCTTGTTTCCGGTGTAATGGGAGTTGCAAAGTGTTGGTGAATCTGGTGTTGGTGAAGGAGGAAGGTGAAGATGGAGAGAAACCAGAGAGGGTTGTTGTGGTAAGGTGTTCTGATTGCAATGAGAATGGGTTGGTCTTGTGCCCAATCTGTATCTAA